CGCTCTTTCTCCATAACAGTTCTTGGTCTGACACTATTAGCATCAGAGGAGCCATAtctcaccagcagccagatgtgtgatctcgaacaatcgacgaaaaaagatccctccccttcacgctgtagcgaatccgttctcaccgctacacttggcggcattctcgtaagtcctacttccccttcatcatgcacatgctgcatgtaatcgatgaaatcttgaatggagctcttcagtttttcaaattcagtagaataaattctcagctgcgtaacctctggttccatatattcataactgtatagatccacaaagggaactactcccatacctctaaactcactaaccaccagacgtcccccgtcaagatgcagactctttttcctgaacaccgccatttttttttttttctccagcagtCACTCATAGTCTGACTGAAACACtcctcgttatataagacatctcataTATTTCCACACCCCCTCACCACCTTAACCACGCCCATCAACCCTCCTCTAGAATAATAGCCACATTCTaatgtaaataacaaagtcacgcctctTCCTTTTCCCCACACCCCCTCACCACGCCCCTCCcaaatgatgtcatctgatgtgtcaagtcatcaatcatattttgacagttagtttctgacgattatttttaatgattaaatttatatgacgtcatcacattttgtcacttAGTTACTCTAAATTTCTCTTCTGTTGCAGATGTACGATCGTAAACCTTACTCCCTGACACCTTCAAACTCACGCTAGACGTCGAGCTTACAGCTATATCTGCCTGGTAACGTCGGTGTGTAGAAGCTTTGACCAACAGtatttctgtttaacctttgacacacttaaacaggtGTTCATCTACTCCGCTAactatttaataaagcattatttctctAAATGacttgtaatcattcactaaGTTATTAGATGAATTGATTAAATAgttatatctatactgtacGTATTTTAAGACGCTCAACAATAACTCAGTCAATAACCACCAATGCAAAcggttattctaaaatctacttgtaacaATGATTTACccattcagtcatttttttcctACATTAGACAGCATAAAAGGTACTAGTTTGAGGACTTGGCTCCACCCAACAAGCCAGAAATAAATGAGACTGTCACGTGACCTCATTAACATCCTGGTCAGGCGTTTGTTTAAATCTGTCTACAGTATCTGAAAAACCtctataattattatatttgagAGAGCAGACACTTTCTGAGCCAACTTCTGAACAGGTGAGCCGTGACTCTATCATTTATACAGTGCTGGATATAAGTTTTACTGGGGGGGTCTCCAGCAGGTAGTTAGCGAGCTATATAATGTACATGTCACCCTACTATTGTGAGTCGCTTGCCTAAGTGTCAAAGAATATGTACGTCAAgtgtcgtccctcgtttatcgtggtcaGACCTGACCCGAATTTCAGCAATATTGGATTCAATGTTAAAtagtatattttttaacatgattagtgTTACGAGTGGCGTTAAGCCGGTGGTTGGACCCCAATGCAGAGACAACAAAAGCAAGGTGTAGAGTTTTATACCATACACTCCACGGCGTGGGAAATAAACATACAAAGCCGAAACAAAGCACAAACCAAAATACCAGGTGAAGCCACACAAAAACTGGGAACAAAAGACGCTGCTGACTTCTTGcaatgttaaggtaatgtaatgtaaggtaatgtcctGAACACTCCTGATTGGTTGATTTGTCCATTTACGTCAGCAATAAGCAGGCATCTATTATTGCTATTGCCAGTGAATACAGCAGCATTGCACTACTTTGTAAACATGCAGTGGCCGTACAATTGTGCTTCTAGCTTCCATTTTAGAGCAATTAAGTCTCACTCACAATGAAACTGAAGCTGGCAGTCTGTTCAATTAATTCACAATTATGCCACATCATCCACAGTGTCGACACCCATATGAGGACATGTTGAAAGagtcttattttattaaaaataactcTGGCAACTCTTTGTAGACCTTTGATATAAATAATCCAGTCATATTGATACAAAAATAGCAGAATCCATAAAAGGATATTCAGGTAAGCACTCATTTGGTGCTACAAGACAACATGGCAACAAAATGTAGAACAGAATGGCACCTGTTGCGTTTTTTTTCTACGCTTTTTGAAAACACCCTCTAAAAAACTTTAATTGTTGATGCACAGCCATCGTTCGTAGCATGTGGTACTCGTGTTTTCCATGGTGTAATCCAGTTTTAAAGTTTGGATTTTCCCCCACTTTTCCCCAGTAATGACTCCAGTTCCCGTTTCTGTCTGCTCCGTAGCCAAACACATGGACCTGGAAAGACATAAAGACAACATGCTACTCACAAAAAGTCGGAAAAGTGCGACTTTTGGGTGAAAATTCAGGATGACCCTAAAATGCACTGTAACCTTtccaggtgaacttaatttgacatttttttaaagttgaatcCAACTGTTGAATGTTTTCGTACATTTTGCCCAACTTGCTGTTGGATGATTAAATGTCCTACTTCAATCAAAATTGGGAATCAACCATCGTTAATCATCTTCATCATGAAGTGGCTCACATAGTTTCATCAGCAGGTTGCGACAAAGagactgtccatccatccatccatcttcttcagcttatccgaggtcgggaaGCTCAGACTTGCCTCTCCCGGGCCACTTTATCCAGCTCCTGCAGCgtatcccgaggcgttcccagatcagttgagagacatatgtctctccagtgtgtcctgggccttccccagccacctcatctggcgcCTCTCAATgcaaaggagcagcggttctacatCGAGTTTCTCCAGGATGACAATGCTTCTCGAAtaatctctaagggagagcccagccacctcacggagaaaactcattttggccgcaaTCTTGTCTTTTCAGTCAGTACAGAGAGACTGGGAAGCTTGAATTATGCTCCAGCGTATCAGCGCCCGCTTAAGCTACCCCTCCAAACTCCATCAACAGcgactgtgattggtcagcatTTCTATAgtaaaggttccactgtactatggTTCGAGTCattgattggttccagaaggGCTGAAACGTAAAGAATGTAAAGAATCCTGTAAAtgaatcagttccagaaagccaaaaatgttaacacaaaacacctttttatagttttacatgcaaaaaaagatgaGTTTCTTAGGTTTTTTTGGCCAACGTagccggtgtttcaggtggctgcttCTACATGTTTGTGaggagattccgccacgattgagcgttttgctggggaaatatttccccacgcaaacgttccttctcctcacgatgataGCATTTCAGTCATATTATGTCCATTTCGGAAAGATTCCGCGTTTAACGTTAGATTAcgttttattggccaattccgctaGTCTGTTAACGCAGAAATCCTAGGGCCCTATCACTACTTACAGCGCATTTTAGGACATTCCACCCAAAAGTCAAGTATGCCTAACTCGTTGTGAGTAGTGTGGGACAGGAATAATGAAGTGACCACTTCTGTGCCACCCACCTCGTCACACATGTGCAGGGCCAGAATCACGGCCAAAAAGCCAGTGGAGGGATACCCGCGCCTCATTCCCAGCCACGCTCGGTTAACGTAGGCAATGAAGCCCGGATTGACCACCATCACCTTTTTTTGAAACTCAGTCACATCATACATGATATTCTTTCAAGATGCAGAGCCCtttcaaaataatataatactCACCAGACTCTTGTTTGCTCGTATGGTGGCTCTCACTGGTTTGTATGACCTGGTGGAATCAACACAAAGGGTTCATGAGGGGAATAGCGAGGGACTCTCTGAAGCTGCTAGTAAGCATAGCGGCGCACAtcaagtcgtccctcgccacttcgcgcttcaaatttcatggttcaagttttaaaaaatgtaccactCATTGCTCTTAAGCCGCTGGAAGGCTGCACTCCCGTGCTAGATTGTACTCCCATGCTCACCACGTCCTCCGCATAGAGGCAACTCCTGTTTCTGGTTCTGACTTTCTGGCATTGTACTCGTGACTTTGTCCTGTTCCCGCGTACCGCTTAGAGCGGCGGAGgtgactttttgttattaaatatctttttatctttgtgttttgctttgctttctAGAAGGTCACAAGCGGAGAGGCAGCAACAGAGAGCGGGAGTTCAAATTGACAGGTCAGTATAGGTTCCACCGGGATGGCCTGTACTGTTTATGAGTAGGACTCACGTTCCATTAAATCCCGTGGTGAAGGCTTGCTGGAGCCACTCCAAGTCCAGGATCTTGAAAGGTAACAGCACAAGATGAGTGGAGTCGTTCAAGTCTAGGGCGCTCTCTGGATACATGAGGCGATGGCTCGTTTTAGTCCCCACGTCTTCTTCGTATCCTTTGGTAGGAGCGTAGTTCATTCTACATAACCCCGGTGGGGTTAATAAGGATAGCACAGCGTTTAGTGTGGcgtttttacatttacatgacaAGCATGTCAGTAGCAgctacagtagatggcactcATTAGCCCTCCCCCAAGGCCACTCAATCAGTCGGACTAAAAAAATGTGGTGGTGCTTGGCTTCAAGTGGAGAGTAACGGCAAAAATTCCTTCACTCACAATTTTATCCAGATCTTGCCATATATTtacaagtacagtatagtaaCCCGGATCCGATATCACTGTATACATTTATTAAACGCCTGATGCTCTCCACTCACTTTAACTAGTAGGTTTTTTATTGACCGTGGGTGTGTTGATGTATAGTCGTTCCtcatgaattggttccagataaagtacaataaatgcaatattttcatagttagagcaaagaaaacctgtttatgactttatagataCGATTTTTcccataattagagccctgtagacacgaaataacacccatgcagtcacctgtacactcctattattccttGCTTACAACACATCGCTCactgcgcaggctacggggtcactgcagggacacaagagacggccgccgctttaagcatagcaactAGCTAGCCTCCAAGTTATTTATTATAAACatgagaaagggtttcaaacggagtggggaagaaggacaaagtaagaagccaagaacttaccacttccacacggaatgggaggagaacattcTTTTGCTATGTCATGGTaaactccatgcagtgttaaggtaaggtaatctatgtctcatcaatgtaacattactgatgcctagtgaccagaatactacatataccttgtctttcaatattttttgactaataatagtccatagtctgcgattggctggcgaccagtccagggtgtccctCGCCctttgcccgaagtcagctgggataggaccAAGCACAatcctgcgaccctagtgaggatggaATAGTCTACAGTCAACCGGAAAAAAAGCGgcaatttattatttaattttccaaaaaaaaagtgagggagtgaggttccaaccgcgatgtagcgagtgACGACAAAATTTGTCAAAGCACGCGCCCctcctgtgttgcctgtgctttcTGACAAATGTTGGCGTCCAtaactgacttgaaatttctcacacaggtcaatgtgctctacaaaacacccagtGTAACTTTTTGCCTGTTTCGACAAACCACCACGAAATTTGTTACacgcctttaggggactgacaagctcATGTGTGCAAAATTTCAGCAAAATTAGTTGAAAATGGCCGCCATCAAACAAAACATAGCAACAAGTTTGTTCTTAAATCGCTGACGGCTTGTCTAATGCTTATCAAACTTTGAGAATATCTTTCTTATATGTATGCTCGCATGTCTTCCACAGCATTCTGAGCTCAAAGGTGGGCACTGCGTCATTTACTGAGATgggaaaaaatgaggacaccccatGGGGTTATTGTGATTTACCTTAGAACCACATCATGAGCATCTATCAGATGTCCGTATCGAGAGCCCTTCAAATTAACGGAATTGCCCACCACCGCGCAAGTCCTGCGGCGGTCAACCAGGCTGACCTCTGCAACCTTTGAGATGGATGGAAACGTCTTCAACAAGCCGTCCACTGCTCTTTGGTAGGAAGTGAAGCTGCGCCTTTCAAACTGCAATTGCTGACACATAAACAAAAGAAGCAGGTTGGATGAGCCGAGGTTGCCAACAGCGACGAAGCATGAAGTGTTTACTGCACGCTTGCTTGACTGCAAACTCACCCCCCACCAGTTGAACACGTCCTTTGAAAGTTGTGTATTTGCTGTTAAAAACGGCTCGACGGAGCTATCGAAACGCCGCGTGAACCAGGGGTCGTCCTCGGCGCGGCTTTCGTACACAACCCACTCCGGCAACAGTTTGCTCATAAGCAGAAAGAGTGGGACAAATAACAGCAAAACGAGCACCTTCTGTTTCAAAATGATATTCATGCTTGCTGCTGGCATGTGGTTTCGCTCTGTAGGCAAAAATTGGGGTAAAATATTACTTATACTAAATtgttatggtaatggtaatgattaaattgatttgaacatgcatacaagttacttTGGAATACaacacatattacaattcacagtccacatgtccaaaaggaacataatgtggtaaaatagttgTCAAATTTCTTGTCACCTTAGCTACTTCACatgacaatcataataaatcgTATGTGTGAGATTGACATAACAGAACCCAGTTGATAATTCAAgtttcaagagtttttattgtcatatgcacagtaaaacaggtagttctgttATGCagtgaaattcttgttctgttcattctcccaaaaaaagaaagaaaaacacaagaaaatgaataagaacatcagaaacataaataccaacaaataaagcaacaacaacagaagagacattaatacaaacaaataaagaaataaataaaagtgctatgagtgtgtgcgtgtggcgtgtgtgagtgcttcgatgagaagcctgatggcctgtgggtaaaagctgttcgccagccttgtggtcctggacttcaaactcctgtagcgtctgcctgacggtaggagtgtgaataatgagtgttgtggatgtgtgctgtccttgatgaggttgtgtgttctgcgtaggactctagttttataaatgtcttgcagtgaggggagggctgccccaacaatgttctgtgaggtcttgatcacccgctggagtgccttcctatcacgtgttgtacagttaccgtaccaaacagtgatggaggcggaaaggacactttccatagtgcatctgtagaagcaactcaggattgtggtggacatgccaaatttcctcagttttctcaggaagtacagtctcctttgggacttcttcagaatttgttgggtgttgtgagaccaggtgaggtcctcgctgatgtgtgtgccaaggaacttgaaggttttcaccctctccacctcagtctcatcaataaacaggggtctatgcggctccttttcccttgttcttgggtcgatgatcatctctttagtcttatctgtattgagaaggagattgttatcacgacaccaagctatgaggtccgccacctctcttctgtatgatgtttcaacaccaccagtgatcaggccgctGACTGTAGTGTcgtccgcaaatttaatgatgctggtgttgttctgggatgccacgcaatcgtaggtgaagagcgtgtagaggagcggactcagcacacacccctgtggggtcccagtgctcacaatccttgagctggatgtgcgattgtggactctgactgactgggacctgcctgttagaaagttaaacacccagttacagagggagggtgacaggccaagtgtgaggatcttatttgtgagtttgtgggggctgactgtattaaaagcagagctatagtctataaatagcattctgacgtatgtgtcctggccctgtaggtgagaaagggctgtgtggatggcagtgttgactgcatcatccgtggaccggttctggcgatatgcaaactgtagagggtccacagttgccgccgggatgctctttttgatgtgggtcatgactattctttcaaagcacttcataacaataggagtgagtgctatagggcgatagtcattcaagcaggtcacgttgctcttcttgggtacgggcactatggtggtggacttaaagcaggtcggtacagatgcttgtgcaagcgacaggttaaatatatcagcaagcacatcagctagctctgatgagcaaacccaaagtgcacgtcctgagatgttgtgtgggcctgctgcttttcgtgggtttgttttgttcagaatcctgcgcacatcagctgatgtcaccaggagaggtgagtcctgtgtgctcaaGTTCAGctaccctctctgctcatccgGAGTTTGGGTGTCGAAGCGGGCGTAaaactcattcagctcgtcGGGAAgagtggtttggctggacgtggctacgctactccgctgtcgatactcCGTGATGTGCTGtagcccacatgcgccgagggtctgaggtggaatagtagccctccagcttctgtctgtactgtctttcggcctctcgtatggacctcctcaggtcatatctggcctttttatAATCCTCAACAGTGCcagtgacaaatgcagtcgaacgagcacgtagcttagcccttacatcacagttcatccacggtttttgattagggtattttctgtaatacttggtggtggtaacagtctctatacatgtgctaatgtagccagtgacAGCGGAATCATATTCattcaaatcaacagtacaatctttcCTCCCTGCTGCAGttctaaacacatcccagtttgtgcagccaaagcagtcctgaagtactagtcaatactgtaatgcccttgttgtggggaaggagagactcacgtcgccgatgcactttaatcgctttattaacagcggtttattaaccaagtactgtagttctttacaacttttatccgcagtcccacagtgccctctactggtcaacatgtaacagtataattatatgtatttgcaaacacaagcttctaatcacagacatgttaatatgtgcgcgcacaaattcaaaatggccaccaacctgtctataacggccacctgcctaaagcggccacttttgccgtttccctttagtggccgctatagacaggtttgactgtatttggtaATATAATGGGTGattactgacaatgaactcacaagaatgaagagttagtagtgagtGTAGTATTGTTTAGACAAagaattgcatgtacacagtgttattatattattataattgttattatataatagtattatattacagtatattataatatacaaattatttaaaattatttgtttattttaacttGGGCCaaattcttcttattatttttgccAATAGCACTACCTAAATCACGACATGAAATGTCAAATACCATACGCCCGTCTGACAGTGTTTGCAACTAAGTCCAActtaaatgaaattattttcgTGATTAATGTTCAATatcaatttgttttttgtcttaccTGGTCAGAGAGAAGTAAGTCCGTCTGTACTGAGTGAACAAATGATTGTGTTAGGGCAACCTGaggtgtgtgttcatgtgtttaaGAAGAGGAAATAACTGCACACTAAGGCTAAGAAGTCAGGGGGAGTGGCTTCCCTCTCACAGATTAAAATCAATGCAGGTCAACAAGAAACAGGCTCTTTCTACATTTCCAACTATCCAGACTAGTGCACACTAATGTCAAGTTCTCTTGGACttaagccagcctgcacttgaaaaggcagagaagagtgtaaaggtggcgaaatttcatgtctagaggtctggtatcatgttaaaaaccgaAAGTcatatacaggttttctatgctctaaatgaaataaatgaaaatatttgattcataaataaggaatcctacttagctcAGGTCTGAACCAATTAAGTGCAATAAATGATGGATGACTGTATCTGTCGCACACTCAGGGTTGTTGTGGTTCACATTTAAACTATGTAGCAACTACCGCATGTCTTGAAAGTGCATTTTTTAACCATTGGTGTTCCACTGGGCTCAGTCCCTGAGCCGCTACTTTGTTGGTCTTTACACTGTGAGATCTTCTTATGTGCTTTTGCTTTAGCCAGTGACTCAGAACATTTTCACTGTTCACTTTGAAGAACACATCTTGACGTCATTGCAACAATCGCACACATTGTCAACACGGCAGTGCTTTGTACACTGTGTCCTTCACCCGCTCCTCACATTCTCACCCGACTTTTCTTTTCATGTCTTAACAATAAAAGTAAGACATATTCAATTTTGTCGACTCCTGGGTGCCTTTTCATCGTGATTCGATGAAGTTACCCGGCAGAGAACGTGCTATCAACTGAATCCCTCACTACTTTTTGTATCtttttatcactttttcccTGTAAAAAGCCTTTGCGACTATTTTACTTGCAAAATTTATCAGAAGAAATCCCAATAGAATAAATGTCATGATCTGACATTCACTACATTAAggtttgttatttatatttggCATCCCAAATGTTTTCTCCTGGAGGTGCTTGTGAAACTATTACACTGGCAGCAGTCGAAATGTGGATACATGTGCTGCATTTTAAcaccatgtacagtagataatgGAGTTGCACTAGTTTGCATTCATCTGTGAGTATGTTGACAGTAAATATGCAAACAGGTGTGTCCTTTTCAAAAgcttagtgttttttttagtgtggTCCGGCAGAATGTGTTCACAGGGACAATGGAGAGTCTCGGTTGACACGTGCAGGACAATAATGCAGCTACTCCAGAATGCGACTCCATCCTCAGTCCTTTGTCGGCCGTACACCAACAAAGGCGGTGGGGGTCACGTTGCACTTGCTTGTTATTTATTAATCCGTCTCAACGCCAAGGGAACATGTTTGACTGTCTGCCAGTGCACCTCTACAGGAGCGTGAATTACCTTTGCTTCAGTGCATCTGGAGTATCTAAGATACACGTTGGTTGGTGCGGACGTCATCCGGGTGTCCATGCTGGAATATCCCAGAGGACGCAGCAAGACGCTCTgtgttacagtatatgacaataaCACTGCTGCTTTTTATCCAAAACCAATCTGTTAGCTACACTGGTATTAGTTGCTATTGATTTTAGTGCCAAAGAGATTTTGGTCGTTTTCAAAGCCAGTAAGATGTTAGTAGTTTTGAAACACGGTGCTGAAAATGTATTCTCCGTTCAGTACTTGGAGCAGCCATGGAGCAGCAACAGCCACGTGTTCGCCGACATcagggttctcaactggtgggtcgggacccaaaagtggtcGCGGATTCATCCTGGGTGGGTCGCAGACTGCTAGTCTGAAATGACATAAAAATAGGTACTTGGATGTAAAATTGAGAGCAATGTTTTAGTCATCTTGGTATGTGTACCTTACACAGTTCAAGTTAAATATCTATTTGTggtcttttgatatttaatattagcttatgcattatttgtatgcatgcagttgtcatgtttttcctcatttccttgacaaaatgtgttaataaattcctctaaaatggaCTTAGGACACCTAattatgtgtgtttatgtttcaaaagatgatgggcgataaaacaaaaaaaagacatacatttgtaagaaataaaaatggctaaaaaaccGCCGCCATCTTTGCTGTGACTCATCAAAAACACAGGCACCGcgcacagcaaagccaagaaagagAAATATTCCCAACAATAAGACAGTGATAAGATTGTACATtgatactacatactgtacgtgtactgtatgcatttgtttttcaacagTTACAGAACGAGCAGCGTCGGCTGGCCCTACATCAGTTTTGGAAGGTAGAGCTGTGTTGACAAAGCAGTTCCCTGACCATCTGATATAACGGCCACAAAAACAATCAGCCACAACAGctatgttgtttgactggcggcgactgactgactgacagatcgactgcaagatacAAGACGAGTGAGAAGCTGTTCCTGTTTAGCTAGCCCTG
The DNA window shown above is from Dunckerocampus dactyliophorus isolate RoL2022-P2 chromosome 20, RoL_Ddac_1.1, whole genome shotgun sequence and carries:
- the LOC129173628 gene encoding CMP-N-acetylneuraminate-beta-galactosamide-alpha-2,3-sialyltransferase 1-like, which produces MNPRPLLGPDPPVENPDVGEHVAVAAPWLLQVALTQSFVHSVQTDLLLSDQQLQFERRSFTSYQRAVDGLLKTFPSISKVAEVSLVDRRRTCAVVGNSVNLKGSRYGHLIDAHDVVLRMNYAPTKGYEEDVGTKTSHRLMYPESALDLNDSTHLVLLPFKILDLEWLQQAFTTGFNGTSYKPVRATIRANKSLVMVVNPGFIAYVNRAWLGMRRGYPSTGFLAVILALHMCDEVHVFGYGADRNGNWSHYWGKVGENPNFKTGLHHGKHEYHMLRTMAVHQQLKFFRGCFQKA